One genomic window of Gossypium hirsutum isolate 1008001.06 chromosome D11, Gossypium_hirsutum_v2.1, whole genome shotgun sequence includes the following:
- the LOC107913353 gene encoding probable xyloglucan endotransglucosylase/hydrolase protein 6 precursor: MTMALTNAFVLLFSCVLAISFCVWGKPATFLDDFQITWSDSHIRQIDGGKAIQLVLDQNSGCGFASKRKYLFGRVSMKIKLIPGDAAGTVTAFYMNSDTDTVRDELDFEFLGNRSGQPYTVQTNIYAHGKGDREQRVNLWFDPSADFHTYTIMWNHHHIVFYVDDVPIRVYKNNEARNIPFPKFQPMGVYSTLWEADDWATRGGLEKIDWSKAPFLAYYKDFDIEGCPVPGPASCASNTGNWWEGSTYQALNAMEARRYRWVRMNHMIYDYCTDKSRYPVIPPECIAGI, encoded by the exons ATGACAATGGCATTAACGAATGCTTTTGTTTTGCTTTTCTCTTGTGTTCTTGCAATTTCCTTCTGTGTTTGGGGTAAACCAGctacttttcttgatgattttcaaATTACTTGGTCTGATTCCCATATTAGGCAAATCGATGGAGGGAAGGCCATCCAACTTGTTCTAGACCAAAATTCAG GCTGTGGATTTGCTTCAAAAAGGAAGTATTTGTTCGGACGTGTCAGCATGAAGATCAAGCTTATACCTGGTGACGCCGCCGGAACAGTCACCGCTTTTTAT ATGAACTCTGATACAGATACAGTAAGAGATGAGCTAGATTTCGAGTTCTTGGGAAACCGTAGCGGCCAGCCTTATACTGTCCAAACCAATATCTATGCTCATGGAAAAGGAGATAGGGAACAAAGGGTTAACCTTTGGTTTGATCCTTCTGCAGATTTCCATACTTACACTATTATGTGGAATCATCATCATATTGT CTTCTATGTTGATGATGTGCCAATCCGAGTTTACAAGAACAATGAAGCTAGAAATATACCATTCCCTAAGTTTCAGCCAATGGGAGTCTATTCAACACTGTGGGAAGCTGATGATTGGGCGACAAGGGGAGGCCTGGAGAAAATTGATTGGAGTAAAGCTCCTTTCTTAGCTTACTACAAGGACTTCGACATCGAAGGATGCCCAGTGCCAGGCCCAGCAAGCTGTGCCTCAAACACAGGGAACTGGTGGGAGGGATCTACTTATCAAGCCCTTAATGCCATGGAAGCTAGAAGGTATAGGTGGGTTCGTATGAACCACATGATCTACGATTACTGCACCGACAAATCCAGATACCCAGTTATCCCACCGGAGTGCATCGCTGGCATCTGA